The Terriglobales bacterium sequence CTGCCACAAGGCGAGGTATGCCCAATGGAAAGAGAGCCCGCATGGCGCCAATGATGTCCAATGCACCGTGTGCCACGGCGAGATCACAGCGCAGACTGTTCGCGCCACTCCGGCATTGAGCGCATGTGACGCCTGCCACGCCGAGCAGGTGGCGCAACTGAAGTCGGATGCATTCATGAAAGGCAAGACGTGCGTGACCTGTCACCCACCACACACGTTCAAACCGCACAAGAAGGCGGCCGCCGCAGATAAGCAATAGCGGTTCGCGGAGCTGGTGGCCGGACGTGGTGTCTTCGCGCCCGGCCATGGAATATTGTCCGTGAAGCAGAGGGATTAATCCGCCGTTATGATCGTGCAGGAAGCCGGACGGCAACGCCGTCATTTCGGCGCGGTGGATGGGGACTCGGAAGTTCGGATGTTGAGCAAAGGTGGGCCACCCGCCCTGAGCGGAGTCGAATCGGAGACTATCTCGCGCTTTGGCGCAGGGCGTGCTCGATGCGGCGATCGGGAATGAGCCAGACAAGCGCCACGACAACATAGATCGCTTGCGCCAGCCACGGGGCCTGAAGCAGGCTGGCGACAATTCCCGCGACGTACAGCACCGGCGACATCTTGCCCTTCCAGTCATTGCCGATGGCTTTCTTCAGCAGCGAGCCTTCGCCTTGCGAGGAGATGATGGCCTGCTGCAGCACGTAATAGGCGATGGCCGCCATCAGCAGGACGAGCCCGTAAACCGCGGACGGCGCGGGCGCGAAGTGGTTTTCGCCCATCCACCCGGTGACGAACGGAAACAACGACAGCCAGAACAGCAGGTGCAGGTTGGCCCACAGAATGGGCCCGGTCACCTGCGCCGAGGTGTGCAGCATGTGGTGATGGTTGTTCCAATAAATGCCGACATAGACGAAGCTCAGCACATAGCTGAGAAATACCGGCA is a genomic window containing:
- a CDS encoding TMEM175 family protein, translated to MGKSRLEAFSDGVIAIIITIMVLEMKVPRGENLAALRPLLPVFLSYVLSFVYVGIYWNNHHHMLHTSAQVTGPILWANLHLLFWLSLFPFVTGWMGENHFAPAPSAVYGLVLLMAAIAYYVLQQAIISSQGEGSLLKKAIGNDWKGKMSPVLYVAGIVASLLQAPWLAQAIYVVVALVWLIPDRRIEHALRQSAR